In a genomic window of Enterobacter asburiae:
- a CDS encoding triphosphoribosyl-dephospho-CoA synthase, translating into MTLLPQIQAEGGAEWLARTATQCLIDEARLSPKPGLVDSRGNGAHHDLSLALMERSARSLTPTFQALAQQSWLRPADIALRQTVGRLGREGEKQMMAATDGVNTHRGAIWALGLLVSAVAMLGGDATAQAVANTAAQLAKLPDEAAPKVFSKGLRATHRYRVPGAREEAQQAFPHVMLRALPQLRLSRLNGSSETYARLDALMAIMTSLTDTCVLSRAGMEGLDAMQSGARAVLNAGGCATSEGQQALANLDRQMLALNASPGGAADLLAAALFLDRVETPYSKH; encoded by the coding sequence ATGACACTTCTGCCCCAGATTCAGGCTGAAGGCGGTGCCGAATGGCTGGCGCGAACCGCCACGCAGTGTCTGATTGACGAAGCACGTTTAAGCCCGAAACCCGGTCTGGTGGACAGTCGGGGGAACGGCGCGCACCACGATTTATCCCTTGCGCTGATGGAGCGCTCCGCGCGCAGCCTGACCCCCACGTTTCAGGCGCTGGCGCAGCAAAGCTGGCTGCGTCCGGCAGATATTGCGCTTCGACAAACCGTTGGCCGTCTTGGCCGCGAAGGCGAGAAGCAGATGATGGCGGCCACCGACGGGGTGAATACCCATCGTGGCGCGATCTGGGCGCTGGGATTGCTGGTAAGCGCGGTGGCGATGTTGGGCGGGGATGCAACTGCGCAGGCCGTCGCGAACACTGCCGCGCAGCTGGCGAAACTCCCGGACGAGGCGGCACCGAAAGTGTTCAGCAAAGGCCTGCGAGCCACGCACCGCTACCGCGTGCCGGGCGCGCGTGAAGAGGCGCAGCAGGCATTCCCGCACGTTATGCTGCGCGCATTGCCGCAGCTTCGCCTCAGCCGTCTCAACGGCAGCAGCGAAACGTACGCCAGGCTCGACGCGCTGATGGCCATCATGACCTCGCTCACCGATACCTGCGTGCTGTCCCGCGCCGGAATGGAGGGGCTGGACGCCATGCAGAGCGGTGCCCGCGCTGTACTGAACGCCGGAGGCTGTGCAACGTCCGAAGGCCAGCAGGCGCTGGCGAACCTGGACCGTCAGATGCTGGCGCTTAACGCTTCACCGGGCGGTGCTGCCGACCTGCTTGCCGCCGCGCTGTTTCTCGATCGTGTCGAAACGCCTTATTCAAAGCATTAA
- the mdcA gene encoding malonate decarboxylase subunit alpha — protein MLSGQTPARQWNTRRSEKARRLASVPVQGKVLPTGDIVGMLEKLIAPGDKVVLEGNNQKQADFLSRSLAEVNPQIVHDLHMIMPSVGRSEHLDIFEKGIARKLDFSFSGTQSLRISQLLEDGQLEIGAIHTYIELYSRLYVDLSPNVALIAGFKADRKGNLYTGASTEDTPALVEAAAFHDGIVIAQVNELVDDECDLPRVDIPGSWIDYVVVADKPFFIEPLFTRDPRLIKQEHILMAMMAIKGIYAEHQVQSLNHGIGFNTAAIELLLPTYGEQLGLKGKICKHWTLNPHPTLIPAIESGWVESVHCFGGELGMEEYIRARPDVFFTGADGSMRSNRAFCQLAGQYAVDMFIGSTLQVDGYANSSTVTRGRLSGFGGAPNMGHDPHGRRHATPAWLNMITEPDPMQRGKKLVVQMVETFQAGVKPTFVEKLDAVDVAKASGMPLAPVMIYGDDVTHVLTEEGIAYLYRAKDLEERRAMVAAVAGITDIGLGVDARRVAELRQSGKVVYPEDMGIRRTDATRSLLAAGSVSDLVEWSGGLYNPPAKFRSW, from the coding sequence ATGTTATCTGGGCAAACACCCGCGCGGCAATGGAACACACGACGCAGCGAGAAAGCGCGTCGACTGGCGTCCGTACCGGTGCAGGGGAAAGTACTGCCAACCGGCGATATTGTCGGCATGCTGGAAAAACTGATCGCACCGGGCGACAAAGTCGTACTGGAGGGCAACAACCAGAAGCAGGCGGATTTTCTGTCCCGCTCGCTTGCCGAAGTGAACCCGCAAATCGTCCACGACCTGCATATGATCATGCCGAGCGTTGGCCGCAGCGAGCATCTGGATATCTTTGAAAAAGGCATCGCCCGCAAGCTGGACTTCTCCTTCTCCGGGACACAAAGCCTGCGGATCTCCCAGTTGCTGGAAGATGGTCAGCTCGAAATCGGCGCGATCCATACCTACATCGAACTGTACTCACGCCTCTATGTCGACCTTTCGCCCAACGTGGCGCTGATTGCCGGTTTTAAAGCGGATCGCAAAGGCAACCTCTACACCGGGGCGAGTACCGAAGATACCCCGGCGCTGGTGGAAGCCGCTGCGTTCCACGACGGTATCGTCATCGCACAGGTGAACGAGCTGGTGGACGACGAGTGCGATCTGCCGCGCGTAGATATTCCAGGCTCCTGGATTGACTACGTGGTCGTTGCAGACAAGCCGTTCTTCATCGAACCGCTGTTCACCCGCGACCCGCGCCTGATTAAACAGGAACATATTCTGATGGCGATGATGGCCATCAAAGGCATCTACGCGGAGCATCAGGTGCAGTCCCTGAACCACGGTATCGGCTTTAACACTGCGGCGATTGAGCTGCTGCTACCTACCTACGGCGAACAGCTCGGTCTGAAGGGCAAAATCTGTAAGCACTGGACGTTGAATCCACATCCGACGCTGATTCCGGCCATTGAAAGCGGCTGGGTCGAAAGCGTGCACTGCTTCGGCGGCGAGCTGGGGATGGAAGAGTACATCCGCGCCCGTCCGGACGTGTTCTTTACCGGTGCCGACGGCTCCATGCGTTCCAACCGCGCCTTCTGCCAGCTGGCAGGCCAGTACGCGGTGGATATGTTCATCGGCTCTACGCTGCAGGTTGACGGTTACGCCAACTCCTCAACCGTGACTCGCGGTCGTCTTTCTGGCTTCGGTGGTGCGCCAAACATGGGCCATGACCCGCATGGTCGCCGCCACGCCACGCCGGCCTGGCTGAACATGATCACCGAGCCTGACCCAATGCAGCGCGGTAAAAAACTCGTCGTGCAGATGGTGGAAACCTTCCAGGCGGGCGTGAAGCCAACCTTCGTGGAAAAACTCGATGCCGTAGACGTGGCGAAAGCCTCCGGCATGCCGCTGGCACCGGTGATGATTTACGGCGATGACGTGACGCACGTGCTGACGGAAGAGGGGATTGCCTACCTCTACCGGGCGAAAGATCTGGAAGAGCGTCGTGCCATGGTTGCCGCCGTTGCGGGGATCACCGATATCGGCCTGGGTGTGGACGCCAGGCGCGTGGCGGAACTGCGCCAGAGCGGCAAGGTGGTGTATCCGGAAGATATGGGGATCCGCCGCACCGACGCCACCCGCTCTCTGCTGGCTGCGGGCAGCGTGTCTGACCTCGTGGAGTGGTCCGGCGGTCTGTATAACCCACCTGCGAAATTCCGGAGCTGGTAA
- a CDS encoding hydrolase, with amino-acid sequence MTQIIPSDFDIAAEDSTEFVPLRGVANPHLQTMLPRLIRRKVQFTPHWQRLDLPDGDFLDLAWSEAPEQARHKPRLVVFHGLEGSLHSPYAHGLIEAAKARGWLGVVMHFRGCSGEPNRQKRIYHSGETEDGTWFLHWLRNNFGTVPTAAVGYSLGGNMLACLLAKEGDSVPLNAAVIVSAPFMLEQCSYHMDKGFSRVYQRYLLNLLKANAARKLKAYPDTLPVSLRQLKKVRRIREFDDLITAKIHGFADAIDYYRQCSAMPLLSKITQPTLIIHAKDDPFMDHHSIPAQEFLPDNVHYQLTEHGGHVGFIGGTLRRPKMWLEARIPDWLTPYLDGAK; translated from the coding sequence ATGACCCAAATCATTCCATCAGACTTCGACATTGCGGCCGAAGACAGCACCGAGTTCGTGCCACTGCGCGGCGTGGCCAATCCCCATTTGCAGACCATGCTGCCGCGGCTGATCCGCCGCAAGGTTCAGTTCACTCCGCACTGGCAGCGGCTTGACCTGCCAGACGGTGATTTTCTGGATCTCGCCTGGAGCGAAGCGCCGGAACAGGCGCGTCATAAGCCGCGGCTGGTGGTCTTTCACGGTCTCGAGGGGAGCCTGCACAGTCCGTATGCACATGGGTTAATTGAGGCGGCAAAAGCGCGCGGCTGGCTCGGCGTGGTGATGCATTTTCGCGGCTGTAGCGGCGAGCCGAACCGGCAGAAACGCATTTATCACTCGGGTGAAACCGAAGACGGAACGTGGTTTTTACACTGGCTGCGGAACAACTTTGGCACCGTGCCAACCGCCGCGGTGGGCTATTCGCTGGGCGGAAATATGCTCGCCTGCCTGCTGGCCAAAGAGGGCGACAGCGTACCGCTGAATGCTGCAGTGATTGTTTCCGCGCCGTTTATGCTGGAGCAGTGCAGCTACCATATGGATAAAGGCTTTTCCCGCGTCTATCAGCGCTACCTGCTTAACCTGCTGAAGGCCAACGCGGCGCGTAAGCTCAAGGCCTACCCGGATACCCTGCCGGTAAGCCTGCGCCAGTTGAAAAAGGTGCGTCGTATTCGTGAGTTCGACGATCTGATCACTGCGAAAATCCACGGCTTCGCCGATGCAATTGACTATTATCGTCAGTGCAGCGCCATGCCGCTGCTCAGCAAAATCACGCAGCCGACGCTGATCATTCACGCCAAGGATGACCCGTTTATGGATCACCACTCGATCCCCGCGCAGGAATTCCTGCCCGACAACGTTCACTATCAGTTAACTGAACATGGCGGCCACGTTGGGTTTATCGGCGGCACACTGCGCCGCCCGAAAATGTGGCTGGAGGCGCGTATTCCTGACTGGCTTACTCCTTACCTGGACGGTGCAAAATGA
- a CDS encoding YheU family protein — translation MIIPWQDLAPETLDNLIESFVLREGTDYGEHERSLEQKVNDVKRQLKSGDVVLVWSELHETVNIMPRNAFHG, via the coding sequence ATGATCATTCCCTGGCAAGATCTGGCTCCCGAAACGCTCGATAATCTGATTGAAAGCTTTGTATTACGCGAAGGCACCGATTATGGTGAACATGAGCGTTCGCTTGAGCAAAAGGTCAACGATGTTAAACGCCAGCTGAAAAGCGGCGACGTGGTGCTGGTGTGGTCAGAACTGCATGAGACGGTCAATATCATGCCCCGCAACGCGTTTCACGGCTGA
- a CDS encoding phosphoribulokinase, giving the protein MSARHPIIAVTGSSGAGTTTTSLAFRKIFAQLNLRSAEVEGDSFHRYTRPEMDMAIRKARDLGKHISYFGPEANDFGLLEQTFREYGQSGTGQSRKYLHTYDEAVPWNQVPGTFTPWQPLPEPTDVLFYEGLHGGVVTPQHDVARHVDLLVGVVPIVNLEWIQKLTRDMSERGHSREAVMDSVVRSMEDYINYLTPQFSRTHINFQRVPTVDTSNPFAAKSIPSLDESFVVIHFRNLEGIDYPWLLAMLQGSFISHMNTLVVPGGKMGLAMELIMTPLVQRLMEGKQIA; this is encoded by the coding sequence ATGTCTGCCAGACATCCCATTATTGCCGTTACGGGGTCGAGTGGTGCGGGAACCACCACCACCAGCCTCGCTTTTCGCAAGATTTTCGCCCAGCTGAATCTCCGTTCGGCGGAGGTCGAAGGCGACAGCTTTCACCGCTATACGCGTCCGGAGATGGACATGGCGATCCGCAAGGCGCGCGATCTGGGTAAACACATCAGCTACTTCGGCCCGGAAGCCAATGATTTCGGTCTGCTGGAGCAAACCTTCCGCGAATACGGGCAGAGCGGTACCGGGCAGTCCCGCAAGTATCTTCACACCTACGATGAAGCCGTACCCTGGAACCAGGTACCGGGCACCTTTACCCCCTGGCAACCGCTGCCGGAACCCACCGATGTATTATTTTATGAAGGATTGCACGGCGGCGTGGTTACGCCTCAGCACGACGTGGCGCGCCACGTGGATCTTCTGGTCGGGGTGGTCCCTATCGTTAACCTGGAGTGGATCCAGAAGCTAACGCGTGACATGAGCGAGCGCGGCCATTCGCGCGAGGCGGTGATGGACTCCGTGGTGCGCTCCATGGAAGACTACATCAATTACCTCACGCCACAGTTCTCCCGCACCCACATTAACTTCCAACGCGTGCCGACGGTGGACACCTCCAATCCGTTCGCGGCGAAAAGCATCCCGTCGCTGGACGAGAGCTTTGTGGTGATCCACTTCCGCAATCTTGAAGGCATTGATTACCCCTGGCTGCTGGCGATGCTGCAGGGCTCGTTTATTTCGCACATGAATACGTTAGTGGTGCCGGGTGGAAAAATGGGGCTGGCAATGGAGCTCATCATGACGCCGCTGGTTCAGCGGTTGATGGAAGGGAAGCAGATCGCGTAA
- a CDS encoding OsmC family protein, producing the protein MQARVKWVEGLTFLGESASGHQILMDGNSGDKAPSPMEMVLMAAGGCSAIDVVSILQKGRHDVTDCEVKLTSERREEAPRLFTHINLHFVVTGKALKDAAVSRAVDLSAEKYCSVALMLEKAVKITHSYEVIEV; encoded by the coding sequence ATGCAAGCGCGCGTGAAGTGGGTTGAAGGTTTAACGTTCCTGGGGGAGTCCGCGTCAGGACACCAGATTTTGATGGATGGTAACTCCGGCGATAAAGCGCCGAGCCCAATGGAAATGGTGCTGATGGCGGCTGGTGGATGCAGCGCGATTGACGTGGTGTCGATTCTGCAAAAAGGTCGTCATGACGTAACGGATTGCGAGGTTAAACTCACCTCAGAACGTCGCGAAGAGGCGCCACGCCTGTTCACCCACATTAATCTGCACTTTGTTGTCACCGGGAAAGCGCTGAAAGACGCGGCGGTTTCACGCGCGGTGGACCTGTCTGCGGAGAAGTACTGCTCTGTGGCGCTAATGCTGGAGAAAGCGGTAAAAATTACGCATTCGTATGAAGTGATTGAGGTGTGA
- the crp gene encoding cAMP-activated global transcriptional regulator CRP, with amino-acid sequence MVLGKPQTDPTLEWFLSHCHIHKYPSKSTLIHQGEKAETLYYIVKGSVAVLIKDEEGKEMILSYLNQGDFIGELGLFEEGQERSAWVRAKTACEVAEISYKKFRQLIQVNPDILMRLSSQMARRLQVTSEKVGNLAFLDVTGRIAQTLLNLAKQPDAMTHPDGMQIKITRQEIGQIVGCSRETVGRILKMLEDQNLISAHGKTIVVYGTR; translated from the coding sequence ATGGTGCTTGGCAAACCGCAAACAGACCCGACTCTCGAATGGTTCTTGTCTCATTGCCACATTCATAAGTACCCATCGAAGAGCACGCTGATTCACCAGGGTGAAAAAGCGGAAACGTTGTATTACATCGTCAAAGGCTCGGTGGCAGTGCTGATCAAAGATGAGGAAGGGAAAGAGATGATCCTTTCTTATCTGAACCAGGGCGATTTTATCGGTGAACTGGGCCTGTTTGAAGAAGGCCAGGAACGTAGCGCCTGGGTTCGTGCAAAGACAGCATGTGAAGTGGCTGAAATTTCTTACAAGAAATTCCGTCAGCTGATTCAGGTAAACCCTGACATCCTGATGCGTCTTTCTTCCCAGATGGCGCGCCGTCTGCAGGTGACGTCAGAGAAAGTGGGTAACCTCGCCTTCCTGGACGTGACCGGCCGTATCGCGCAAACCCTGCTGAACCTGGCGAAACAGCCAGACGCTATGACCCACCCGGACGGCATGCAAATTAAAATTACCCGTCAGGAAATTGGTCAGATCGTTGGTTGCTCCCGTGAAACAGTGGGCCGTATTCTGAAAATGCTGGAAGATCAAAACCTGATCTCCGCCCACGGTAAAACCATCGTGGTTTACGGAACCCGTTAA
- a CDS encoding aspartate aminotransferase family protein has protein sequence MDGHDMATEQPAITRATFDEVILPIYAPAEFIPVKGKGSRVWDQQGKEYVDFAGGIAVTALGHCHPALVEALKTQGETLWHTSNVFTNEPALRLGRKIIDATFAERVLFMNSGTEANETAFKLARYYATTRHSPYKTKIIAFHNAFHGRSFFTVSVGGQPKYSDGFGPKPADIVHVPFNDLHAVKAVMDDHTCAVAVEPIQGEGGVTAATPEFLKGLRALCDEHQALLVFDEVQCGMGRTGDLFAYMHYDVTPDILTSAKALGGGFPVSAVLTTQEIASAFHVGSHGSTYGGNPLASAVAGAAFDIINTPEVLNGVSVKRELFVKHLKKIDEQYDVFSEIRGMGLLIGAELKPQYKGRARDFLHAAAHEGVMVLNAGPDVMRFAPSLVVEEKDIEDGLTRFAAAVAKLVKG, from the coding sequence ATGGATGGGCATGACATGGCAACTGAACAACCAGCAATTACCCGCGCGACATTCGATGAAGTGATTCTGCCGATTTATGCACCGGCTGAGTTTATCCCGGTGAAGGGGAAGGGCAGCCGCGTCTGGGATCAGCAGGGCAAAGAGTATGTGGATTTCGCGGGCGGTATTGCGGTTACGGCGCTGGGTCACTGCCATCCTGCGCTGGTGGAGGCGCTGAAAACCCAGGGCGAAACCCTGTGGCACACCAGTAACGTGTTCACCAACGAACCGGCGCTGCGCCTGGGCCGTAAGATCATTGATGCCACCTTTGCCGAGCGCGTGCTGTTTATGAACTCCGGCACCGAGGCCAACGAAACCGCCTTCAAGCTGGCGCGCTACTACGCGACAACGCGTCACAGTCCTTACAAAACCAAAATCATCGCCTTCCATAACGCCTTCCACGGACGCTCTTTCTTTACCGTCTCCGTTGGCGGCCAGCCGAAGTATTCCGACGGCTTTGGCCCAAAACCGGCCGACATCGTCCACGTGCCGTTTAACGATCTGCACGCGGTGAAAGCGGTGATGGACGACCACACCTGCGCGGTAGCGGTGGAGCCGATTCAGGGTGAAGGCGGCGTGACGGCGGCGACCCCGGAGTTCCTGAAAGGGCTGCGCGCGCTGTGCGACGAACATCAGGCGCTGCTGGTGTTTGATGAGGTACAGTGCGGGATGGGGCGTACCGGAGACCTGTTTGCCTACATGCACTACGACGTGACGCCGGATATTCTGACCAGCGCCAAAGCGCTCGGCGGTGGTTTCCCGGTGAGTGCGGTACTGACGACGCAGGAGATCGCCTCCGCGTTCCACGTCGGATCTCACGGCTCCACCTACGGCGGTAACCCACTGGCGAGCGCCGTGGCGGGAGCCGCGTTCGACATCATCAACACGCCGGAAGTGCTGAACGGCGTTAGCGTGAAACGCGAGCTGTTTGTGAAACACCTGAAAAAGATTGATGAACAGTACGACGTGTTCAGCGAGATCCGCGGAATGGGGCTGTTGATTGGCGCCGAGCTGAAGCCGCAGTACAAAGGCCGCGCGCGCGATTTCCTTCACGCTGCCGCACATGAAGGCGTCATGGTGCTCAACGCGGGGCCGGACGTGATGCGCTTTGCGCCGTCGCTGGTGGTGGAAGAAAAAGATATAGAAGACGGGTTAACCCGCTTTGCCGCGGCGGTCGCGAAGCTCGTTAAAGGCTAA
- the pabA gene encoding aminodeoxychorismate synthase component 2 encodes MILLIDNYDSFTWNLYQYFCELGAEVVVRRNDELSLADIESLAPQKIVISPGPCTPSESGISLDVIHHYAGRLPILGVCLGHQAIAQVFGATIVRAAKVMHGKTSPVTHTGTGVFTGLNNPLTVTRYHSLVIDPPTLPDCFDVTAWSDTQEIMGIRHREWELEGVQFHPESILSEQGHALLANFLNR; translated from the coding sequence ATGATTCTGCTGATAGATAACTACGATTCTTTCACCTGGAACCTTTACCAGTATTTTTGCGAACTGGGTGCAGAGGTGGTTGTCCGCCGCAACGACGAGCTCAGCCTGGCCGATATCGAGTCGCTGGCTCCGCAGAAAATCGTCATTTCGCCGGGGCCGTGTACGCCATCGGAATCGGGCATTTCTCTGGACGTTATTCACCACTATGCCGGCAGGCTGCCGATCCTGGGCGTCTGTCTGGGTCATCAGGCGATTGCCCAGGTATTTGGGGCTACCATCGTGCGTGCCGCAAAAGTGATGCACGGAAAAACCTCTCCGGTTACCCACACCGGCACGGGCGTATTCACAGGGCTTAATAACCCGTTAACCGTGACGCGCTACCATTCGCTGGTGATTGACCCGCCGACGCTGCCCGACTGCTTTGACGTGACCGCCTGGAGCGATACGCAGGAGATCATGGGGATTCGCCACCGCGAGTGGGAGCTCGAAGGCGTACAGTTCCACCCGGAAAGTATCCTCAGCGAGCAGGGGCATGCGCTGCTGGCAAATTTCCTCAATCGCTGA
- a CDS encoding putative adenosine monophosphate-protein transferase Fic, producing the protein MKKLTDKQKSRLWEQQRNVNFQASCLLEKGNGPSEPGIETLELGPSAPGLPHLCLIHRHLYHREMRQAGEFRTDDIFKGDIPFCHFEYIEKMGNELMAALESEKYLVGLEKAAFVDKVSHYYCEINMLHPFIRGNGIAQRVFFEQLAIHAGYALSWRDIDPEQWVAANRSGAMGDLSALSAIFAKVVSEARESE; encoded by the coding sequence GTGAAAAAACTCACCGACAAGCAAAAATCCCGTCTCTGGGAGCAGCAGCGTAACGTCAATTTTCAGGCCAGTTGTCTCCTTGAAAAAGGTAATGGTCCTTCAGAGCCCGGCATTGAGACGCTGGAGCTTGGGCCTTCAGCGCCCGGGTTACCGCATCTGTGCCTTATTCACCGTCATCTGTATCACAGAGAGATGAGGCAGGCAGGCGAATTCCGTACCGACGATATTTTTAAGGGTGACATTCCCTTTTGCCATTTTGAGTACATCGAGAAGATGGGTAATGAGCTGATGGCGGCGCTGGAAAGCGAAAAGTATCTTGTGGGTCTGGAAAAAGCGGCGTTTGTTGACAAAGTGAGTCACTACTACTGTGAAATCAACATGCTGCATCCCTTTATCCGTGGTAATGGCATTGCGCAGCGCGTCTTCTTTGAACAGCTGGCTATCCATGCAGGTTACGCGCTGAGCTGGCGGGATATCGATCCCGAGCAGTGGGTAGCGGCGAACCGAAGCGGCGCCATGGGCGATTTGAGCGCACTGAGCGCTATCTTTGCCAAAGTAGTGAGCGAAGCGCGGGAATCTGAGTAG
- the ppiA gene encoding peptidylprolyl isomerase A: MLKSTLAAVAAVFALSAVSPAALAAKGDPHVLLTTSAGNIELELNSQKAPVSVKNFLDYVNSGFYNNTTFHRVIPGFMIQGGGFNEQMQQKQPNPPIKNEADNGLLNKRGTISMARTADKDSATSQFFLNVADNAFLDHGQRDFGYAVFGKIVKGMDVADKISQVPTHDVGPYQNVPSKPVVILSAKVLP, from the coding sequence ATGCTCAAATCAACACTGGCGGCTGTCGCAGCTGTGTTTGCTCTTTCTGCCGTTTCCCCTGCTGCGCTGGCAGCAAAAGGGGACCCTCACGTTCTGCTGACCACCTCTGCCGGGAACATTGAGCTGGAACTGAATAGCCAGAAAGCTCCGGTTTCTGTGAAAAACTTCCTCGACTACGTGAACAGTGGTTTCTACAACAACACCACCTTCCACCGCGTGATCCCTGGCTTCATGATTCAGGGCGGCGGCTTCAACGAGCAGATGCAGCAGAAACAGCCGAACCCGCCTATTAAAAACGAAGCGGACAATGGCCTGCTGAACAAGCGCGGCACTATCTCCATGGCGCGCACTGCGGATAAAGACAGCGCTACCAGCCAGTTCTTCCTGAACGTGGCGGATAACGCCTTCCTCGACCACGGCCAGCGCGACTTCGGCTATGCGGTCTTCGGTAAAATTGTGAAAGGGATGGACGTGGCGGACAAGATTTCGCAGGTACCGACTCATGACGTTGGCCCGTACCAGAATGTGCCGTCCAAACCTGTCGTGATCCTCTCCGCGAAAGTTCTGCCATAA
- the tsgA gene encoding MFS transporter TsgA has translation MTNSNRIKLTWISFFSYALTGALVIVTGMVMGNIADYFQLPVSSMSNTFTFLNAGILISIFLNAWLMEIVPLKTQLRFGFVLMVAAVAGLMLSHSIALFSAAMFVLGLVSGITMSIGTFLITHMYEGRQRGARLLFTDSFFSMAGMIFPMVAAVLLARSIEWYWVYACIGLVYVAIFILTFGCEFPVLGKKAQTTAEPVAKEKWGIGVLFLSIAALCYILGQLGFISWVPEYAKGLGMSLNDAGKLVSDFWMSYMFGMWAFSFILRFFDLQRILTVLAGLATVLMYLFINGSPEHMPWFILTLGFFSSAIYTSIITLGSLQTKVASPKLVNFVLTCGTIGTMLTFVVTGPIVAHSGPLAALHTANGLYAVVFIMCFVLGFVTRHRQHNATAASH, from the coding sequence ATGACTAACAGCAATCGCATCAAGCTCACATGGATCAGCTTTTTCTCCTACGCCCTTACCGGCGCGTTGGTGATCGTCACCGGGATGGTGATGGGAAATATCGCAGACTACTTCCAGCTGCCCGTTTCCAGCATGAGTAATACCTTCACCTTCCTCAACGCGGGGATCCTGATCTCTATCTTCCTGAATGCCTGGTTGATGGAAATTGTCCCACTGAAAACACAGCTGCGCTTTGGCTTTGTGCTGATGGTCGCCGCCGTGGCGGGCCTGATGCTGAGCCACAGCATTGCACTGTTCTCCGCCGCCATGTTCGTGCTTGGTCTGGTTAGCGGGATCACCATGTCGATCGGTACGTTCCTGATTACCCATATGTATGAAGGCCGTCAGCGCGGCGCGCGCCTGCTGTTTACCGACTCCTTCTTCAGCATGGCCGGAATGATTTTCCCGATGGTCGCCGCCGTTCTGCTGGCGCGCAGCATTGAGTGGTACTGGGTATACGCCTGCATCGGCCTCGTCTACGTGGCGATCTTTATCCTGACCTTCGGCTGTGAGTTCCCGGTGCTGGGCAAGAAAGCGCAAACTACTGCAGAGCCCGTCGCGAAAGAGAAATGGGGCATCGGCGTGCTGTTCCTCTCCATCGCCGCCCTGTGCTACATCCTGGGCCAGCTGGGCTTTATCTCCTGGGTACCGGAATACGCCAAAGGCCTGGGCATGAGCCTGAACGATGCGGGTAAACTGGTGAGCGATTTCTGGATGTCTTACATGTTCGGCATGTGGGCGTTTAGCTTCATCCTGCGCTTCTTCGACCTGCAGCGCATTCTGACCGTGCTCGCAGGCCTGGCGACCGTGCTGATGTACCTGTTCATCAACGGTTCACCGGAGCATATGCCGTGGTTCATTCTGACCCTGGGCTTCTTCTCCAGCGCGATTTACACCTCGATCATCACCCTGGGCTCCCTGCAGACCAAAGTGGCCTCGCCGAAGCTGGTCAACTTCGTGCTGACCTGCGGCACCATCGGCACCATGCTCACCTTCGTGGTGACGGGCCCGATCGTTGCCCACAGCGGCCCGCTGGCGGCGCTGCACACCGCTAACGGTCTGTATGCCGTGGTGTTCATCATGTGCTTCGTTCTGGGCTTTGTGACCCGCCACCGCCAGCACAACGCGACAGCGGCGTCTCACTAA